The following proteins are encoded in a genomic region of Arachis ipaensis cultivar K30076 chromosome B02, Araip1.1, whole genome shotgun sequence:
- the LOC110269142 gene encoding uncharacterized protein LOC110269142, translating into MDTAKKNSIQKRPSKKYKGTRRKHILRDGRYNGSKTDTIGGGLNGIGTSLGGTSGSVGPTIEELDSDYDKSYDYESEAFNSPMSYEDEGRTAYDAFNEKTEYGEVEFKVGQTFTTMEAFKSALKDYFVYEGKYVMYLKNEKQRVRAACASENCSWLILTSWNSAHGCFQVKTLFDEHNCGRDFSSNLADRQWVTSKLVKRLLTQPDMKPKQAMEYMIEDYNIQLSGKMISRALKAAREEVIGNEGAQYGKIRDYLMELHRTNPGSTTRLDVIPQPEFLPLFDRLYISLDACKKGFIEGCRPFIGLDGCFLKGYYSSQLLSAVGQDGNNHFFVIAYAVVPNEYKDT; encoded by the coding sequence ATGGACACAGCTAAGAAAAATTCTATCCAAAAAAGGCCTTCTAAGAAGTATAAGGGCACTAGAAGAAAACATATTCTGAGAGATGGAAGATATAATGGAAGTAAGACTGACACTATAGGTGGTGGTTTAAATGGCATTGGAACTAGTTTGGGTGGCACATCCGGGAGTGTTGGGCCAACTATTGAGGAATTGGATTCGGATTATGACAAGTCATATGATTATGAAAGTGAAGCATTCAACAGCCCAATGTCATATGAGGATGAAGGGAGGACTGCATATGATGCCTTTAATGAAAAAACTGAGTACGGGGAGGTTGAATTTAAAGTTGGACAAACCTTCACTACAATGGAAGCATTCAAGAGTGCGCTGAAGGATTATTTCGTATATGAGGGTAAATATGTTATGTATCTAAAGAATGAGAAGCAGAGGGTCAGAGCAGCCTGTGCAAGTGAAAATTGTTCATGGCTAATATTGACATCATGGAATAGTGCACATGGATGTTTTCAAGTAAAAACTTTGTTCGATGAGCATAATTGTGGGAGGGATTTCAGCAGCAACCTTGCTGATAGGCAGTGGGTAACTTCAAAGTTAGTTAAGAGGCTTCTTACTCAGCCAGACATGAAGCCAAAGCAAGCTATGGAATACATGATCGAAGACTACAACATCCAACTGAGTGGTAAAATGATAAGCAGGGCACTTAAGGCAGCTAGGGAGGAGGTAATTGGCAACGAAGGAGCACAATATGGTAAGATTAGGGATTACCTTATGGAACTGCATAGGACAAACCCTGGTTCAACTACAAGATTAGACGTGATACCTCAGCCAGAGTTTCTCCCTTTGTTTGATAGACTATATATAAGTTTGGATGCTTGCAAGAAGGGCTTTATAGAAGGATGCAGGCCTTTCATTGGATTAGACGGTTGTTTTCTTAAGGGCTATTATAGCAGTCAGCTACTATCTGCAGTCGGTCAAGATGGCAATAACCATTTCTTTGTTATTGCATATGCAGTTGTGCCAAATGAGTATAAGGACACTTGA